In Micromonospora sp. NBC_01813, the following are encoded in one genomic region:
- the thiD gene encoding bifunctional hydroxymethylpyrimidine kinase/phosphomethylpyrimidine kinase — MTGANTTPVVAMTIAGSDSGGGAGIQADLKVFAALGVHGTSAITAVTAQNTKGVTGVHQLPAAQVVAQIDAVRADLAVRAVKTGMLGTARIAGAVAALARAGELPNLVVDPVLVSTSGHRLGVVGAVERLLPYALVATPNRAEASALVGWPVRTADEMARAAAELAAGGPRFVVVTGGDPDGTSTDTAAVDVVAMAPGVAPGVAPGVVAAAAGGSWQLSGERLDTRNTHGTGCSFAAAVAARLALGDDVPAALIFAKEYVARALAGARHWQLGAGHGPIDHFGWSARPTTT, encoded by the coding sequence ATGACCGGGGCGAACACCACTCCGGTGGTGGCGATGACGATCGCCGGGTCCGACTCCGGTGGCGGGGCCGGCATCCAGGCCGACCTGAAGGTCTTCGCCGCGCTCGGCGTCCACGGCACCAGCGCGATCACCGCGGTGACCGCGCAGAACACCAAGGGTGTCACCGGTGTGCACCAACTGCCGGCGGCCCAGGTGGTGGCGCAGATCGACGCGGTCCGCGCCGACCTGGCGGTGCGCGCGGTCAAGACCGGCATGCTCGGTACGGCGCGGATCGCCGGTGCGGTCGCCGCACTCGCCCGTGCCGGGGAGCTGCCGAACCTGGTCGTCGACCCGGTGCTCGTCTCCACCAGCGGGCACCGGCTCGGCGTGGTCGGCGCGGTGGAGCGGCTGCTGCCGTACGCGCTGGTGGCCACGCCGAACCGGGCGGAGGCGTCGGCGCTGGTCGGCTGGCCGGTGCGGACCGCCGACGAGATGGCGCGGGCGGCGGCGGAGCTGGCGGCCGGCGGACCGAGGTTCGTGGTGGTCACCGGTGGCGACCCGGACGGCACCTCGACCGACACGGCGGCGGTCGACGTGGTCGCCATGGCGCCAGGCGTGGCACCCGGCGTGGCACCCGGCGTGGTCGCCGCTGCGGCCGGCGGGAGTTGGCAGTTGTCCGGCGAGCGGCTGGACACCCGCAACACGCACGGCACCGGATGCAGTTTCGCGGCGGCGGTGGCCGCCCGGCTGGCGCTCGGCGACGACGTCCCGGCCGCGCTGATCTTCGCCAAGGAGTACGTCGCGCGGGCGCTGGCCGGTGCCCGGCACTGGCAGTTGGGTGCCGGGCACGGCCCGATCGACCACTTCGGATGGTCGGCGCGGCCGACAACTACCTGA
- the thiC gene encoding phosphomethylpyrimidine synthase ThiC codes for MQARRKVYVEGPRPDIQVPFAEVTLAGDNPPVRLYDTSGPGSDPQVGLAPLRGPWIAERGDVAPVRGAGTPLAGAPGRRPTQLAYARAGVATPEMEFVAVRENLPVEVVREEIAAGRAVLPVNVNHPEAEPMIIGGRFLVKVNANIGTSAVSSSVAEEVEKLTWATRWGADTVMDLSTGKRIHETREAIVRNSAVPIGTVPIYQALEKVGGDPVQLSWEIFRETVIEQAEQGVDYMTVHAGVLLPYVPLAVNRVTGIVSRGGSIMAAWCLAHHEENFLYTNFAELCEILARYDVTFSLGDGLRPGSIADANDAAQFAELRTLGELTSVAWEHDVQVMIEGPGHVPMHKIKENVDLQQELCHQAPFYTLGPLTTDIAPAYDHITSAIGAAMIGMFGTAMLCYVTPKEHLGLPDRDDVKAGVIAYKIAAHAADLAKGHPGAQAWDDALSKARFEFRWEDQFNLSLDPETARAYHDATLPAEPAKSAHFCSMCGPKFCSMKITQDLKEYAEQGMKDKSDEFVASGGKVYLPLA; via the coding sequence ATGCAGGCTCGTCGCAAGGTGTACGTCGAAGGACCGCGACCGGACATCCAGGTGCCGTTCGCGGAGGTGACCCTGGCCGGCGACAACCCGCCGGTCCGGCTCTACGACACGTCCGGACCGGGCTCCGACCCGCAGGTCGGCCTGGCGCCGCTGCGTGGACCGTGGATCGCCGAACGTGGTGACGTGGCCCCGGTGCGTGGGGCCGGCACCCCGCTGGCGGGCGCGCCCGGACGCCGGCCCACCCAACTGGCGTACGCCCGGGCCGGGGTCGCCACCCCGGAGATGGAGTTCGTCGCGGTGCGCGAGAACCTCCCGGTCGAGGTGGTACGCGAGGAGATCGCCGCCGGTCGGGCGGTGTTGCCGGTCAACGTCAACCATCCCGAGGCCGAGCCGATGATCATCGGTGGTCGGTTCCTGGTGAAGGTCAACGCGAACATCGGCACCTCGGCGGTCTCGTCGTCGGTCGCCGAGGAGGTGGAGAAGCTGACCTGGGCGACCCGGTGGGGCGCGGACACCGTGATGGACCTGTCCACCGGCAAGCGGATCCACGAGACCCGCGAGGCGATCGTGCGCAACTCGGCGGTGCCGATCGGTACGGTGCCGATCTATCAGGCGCTGGAGAAGGTCGGCGGGGACCCGGTGCAGCTGAGCTGGGAGATCTTCCGGGAGACCGTGATCGAGCAGGCCGAGCAGGGCGTCGACTACATGACGGTGCATGCCGGGGTACTGCTGCCGTACGTGCCGTTGGCGGTGAACCGGGTCACCGGGATCGTCTCCCGGGGCGGCTCGATCATGGCCGCCTGGTGCCTGGCGCACCACGAGGAGAACTTCCTCTACACCAACTTCGCCGAGCTGTGCGAGATCCTGGCCCGCTACGACGTGACCTTCTCCCTCGGCGACGGGCTGCGGCCGGGGTCGATCGCCGACGCCAACGACGCCGCCCAGTTCGCCGAGCTGCGCACGTTGGGCGAGCTGACCAGTGTCGCCTGGGAGCACGACGTGCAGGTGATGATCGAAGGCCCCGGCCACGTGCCGATGCACAAGATCAAGGAGAACGTGGATCTGCAGCAGGAGTTGTGCCACCAGGCGCCGTTCTACACGCTGGGTCCGCTGACCACGGACATCGCGCCGGCGTACGACCACATCACCTCGGCGATCGGCGCGGCGATGATCGGCATGTTCGGCACCGCGATGCTCTGCTACGTCACGCCGAAGGAGCATCTGGGGCTGCCGGACCGCGACGACGTGAAGGCCGGGGTGATCGCGTACAAGATCGCGGCGCACGCCGCCGACCTGGCCAAGGGCCACCCGGGGGCGCAGGCCTGGGACGACGCGTTGTCCAAGGCGCGGTTCGAGTTCCGCTGGGAGGACCAGTTCAACCTGTCGCTGGACCCGGAGACGGCGCGGGCGTACCACGACGCGACCCTGCCGGCGGAGCCGGCGAAGTCGGCGCACTTCTGCTCGATGTGTGGACCGAAGTTCTGCTCGATGAAGATTACGCAGGATTTGAAGGAGTACGCCGAGCAGGGCATGAAGGACAAGTCGGACGAGTTCGTCGCGTCAGGGGGGAAGGTCTACTTGCCGCTGGCCTGA
- a CDS encoding LLM class F420-dependent oxidoreductase, which produces MRVSVFTEPHRGASYDDQLRLARLAEDAGFEGYLRADHYQSMGEQLALPGPTDAWLTLAALARETSRIRLGTLVTSATFRLPGPLAVMVAQVDQMSGGRIDLGIGAGWYAREHTSYGLPFPPVGERFDRLAEQLAVITGLWRTPVGDTFSFYGDHYQLVDAPALPKPTQVPGPPIIIGGRGPKRTPELAAEFADEFNMPFKSVAETAAAYERVTEACHRVGRAEQDRAPLTMSAGIVIAIGRTDAEAARRAAPLHEKSALPPEDPVIGSPAELVDRIGEFAAIGTSRVHLRFIDLTDLDHLELVAAEVLPQLA; this is translated from the coding sequence ATGCGGGTCAGTGTGTTCACCGAGCCGCACCGCGGTGCCAGCTACGACGACCAGCTCCGGCTGGCCCGGCTCGCCGAGGACGCCGGATTCGAGGGCTATCTGCGGGCCGATCACTACCAGTCGATGGGTGAGCAGCTCGCCCTGCCGGGGCCGACCGACGCCTGGCTGACCCTGGCCGCGCTGGCCCGCGAAACCTCCCGGATCCGGCTCGGCACCCTGGTCACCTCGGCGACGTTCCGGCTCCCCGGGCCGCTCGCGGTGATGGTGGCCCAGGTGGATCAGATGAGTGGCGGCCGGATCGACCTCGGCATCGGCGCCGGCTGGTACGCCCGCGAACACACCTCGTACGGGCTGCCGTTCCCGCCGGTGGGCGAGCGTTTCGACCGGCTTGCCGAGCAACTCGCGGTGATCACCGGACTGTGGCGCACACCGGTCGGCGACACGTTCAGCTTCTACGGCGACCACTACCAGCTGGTCGACGCCCCGGCGCTGCCGAAGCCGACGCAGGTGCCGGGCCCGCCGATCATCATCGGCGGGCGGGGACCGAAACGCACCCCGGAGCTGGCCGCCGAGTTCGCCGACGAGTTCAACATGCCGTTCAAGTCCGTCGCCGAGACGGCGGCGGCGTACGAGCGGGTGACCGAGGCCTGCCACCGGGTCGGCCGCGCCGAGCAGGACCGCGCTCCGCTGACCATGTCCGCCGGGATCGTCATCGCGATCGGGCGCACCGACGCGGAGGCCGCGCGCCGGGCCGCCCCACTGCACGAGAAGAGCGCCCTGCCGCCGGAGGACCCGGTGATCGGGTCGCCGGCCGAGTTGGTGGACCGGATCGGTGAGTTCGCCGCGATCGGCACCAGCCGGGTGCATCTGCGCTTCATCGACCTGACCGACCTCGACCATCTGGAACTCGTCGCCGCCGAGGTGCTGCCGCAGCTGGCCTGA
- a CDS encoding ABC transporter ATP-binding protein: protein MIQLSGVGRTFAGRSGTVEALRGIDLSVAAGEFVAVVGRSGCGKSTLLRLIAGLLPATAGTITVGGQQVVKARRDIAMLFQRPALLPWRSVLDNVLLPVEIFGLRRGRHRSKALELLDLVGLTGFEKRLPHELSGGMQQRVALCRSLITEPQVMLMDEPFSALDALTREELSVELQRIHMERAATIVFVTHSIDEAVLLADRVVVLSPRPGRIRKIVPIDIPRPRSLGRNAHTENVARCSADLHEVLMEREAPASAGSRGE, encoded by the coding sequence ATGATCCAGCTCAGTGGAGTCGGGCGGACGTTCGCCGGCCGGTCAGGAACTGTCGAGGCGCTACGGGGGATCGACCTGTCGGTGGCCGCCGGCGAGTTCGTCGCGGTCGTCGGTCGCTCCGGGTGTGGCAAGTCCACCCTGTTGCGGCTGATCGCCGGGCTGCTGCCGGCGACTGCCGGCACCATCACCGTCGGCGGGCAGCAGGTCGTCAAGGCCCGCCGGGACATCGCGATGCTCTTCCAACGGCCGGCCCTGCTGCCGTGGCGTTCGGTGCTGGACAACGTGCTGCTGCCGGTGGAGATCTTCGGCCTGCGGCGCGGCCGGCACCGTTCCAAGGCCCTCGAACTGCTCGACCTGGTGGGGCTGACCGGCTTCGAGAAGCGGCTGCCACACGAGCTGTCCGGCGGCATGCAGCAGCGGGTGGCACTGTGCCGGTCACTGATCACCGAGCCGCAGGTCATGCTGATGGACGAGCCGTTCTCCGCATTGGACGCGTTGACCCGCGAGGAGCTCTCCGTCGAGCTGCAGCGGATCCACATGGAACGCGCGGCCACCATCGTCTTCGTCACCCACTCGATCGACGAGGCGGTGCTGCTCGCCGACCGGGTCGTCGTGCTCAGTCCCCGGCCTGGCCGGATTCGCAAGATCGTGCCGATCGACATTCCCCGCCCCCGCAGCCTGGGGCGCAACGCACACACCGAGAACGTCGCCCGGTGCAGCGCCGACCTCCATGAGGTGCTGATGGAGCGGGAAGCACCGGCGTCGGCCGGGAGCAGAGGAGAGTAA
- a CDS encoding ABC transporter substrate-binding protein, with the protein MTRLTRTFAATALAAALAVTAGCTSDDGDEASGGGSEELKSVTYLTSFGNFGRDSYAWVAKDKGFFEEAGFDVDIKPGAGTGDNIKTVVAGQADFTPIDLTGGLLQFGNGEAKDFVVVAGIQQRTMAAIIALDGSGITTPKDLEGKKLADSPGSVVRNLFPTYASLAGIDETKVEWVNGTPQTLMGTLASGAVDGIGQFVVGKPTVETVAQGKTAVVLPYSDIMTDLYGNVLITSTKIAEEDPEMVKRFSAALLKGLEYSITNPQEAGEILAANVEESNPAAAAAELELMAAFVNSTSSGVPVGALDSQRIARSIAILQGAGAIPAGLEPEQIVNFDLAPNAES; encoded by the coding sequence ATGACAAGGCTCACCCGCACGTTCGCTGCCACGGCACTCGCGGCAGCGCTCGCGGTCACCGCCGGCTGCACCTCGGACGACGGCGACGAGGCATCAGGTGGCGGCTCGGAGGAATTGAAGAGCGTGACGTACCTCACGTCCTTCGGTAACTTCGGCCGAGATTCCTACGCCTGGGTAGCGAAGGACAAGGGCTTCTTCGAGGAAGCCGGCTTCGACGTGGACATCAAGCCCGGGGCCGGAACCGGCGACAACATCAAGACCGTCGTGGCTGGACAGGCTGACTTCACGCCGATCGACCTGACCGGTGGCCTGCTGCAGTTCGGCAATGGCGAGGCGAAGGACTTCGTGGTCGTCGCCGGCATCCAGCAGCGCACGATGGCCGCGATCATCGCGCTCGACGGCAGCGGCATCACCACCCCGAAGGACCTCGAAGGCAAGAAGCTCGCCGACTCGCCCGGCTCGGTGGTGCGCAACCTCTTCCCGACGTACGCGTCGCTCGCCGGCATCGACGAGACCAAGGTGGAATGGGTCAACGGCACGCCGCAGACCCTGATGGGCACCCTGGCGTCGGGCGCGGTGGACGGCATCGGCCAGTTCGTGGTCGGAAAGCCCACCGTGGAGACCGTCGCACAGGGCAAGACCGCCGTCGTGCTGCCGTACAGCGACATCATGACGGACCTGTACGGCAACGTGCTGATCACCTCGACGAAGATCGCCGAGGAGGACCCGGAGATGGTGAAGCGCTTCAGCGCGGCACTGCTCAAGGGCCTGGAGTACAGCATCACCAACCCGCAGGAGGCCGGCGAAATCCTGGCCGCCAACGTGGAGGAGTCCAACCCGGCCGCCGCCGCGGCCGAGCTCGAACTGATGGCCGCGTTCGTGAACTCGACCAGCTCGGGTGTACCGGTCGGCGCGCTCGACAGCCAGCGGATCGCCCGCAGCATCGCGATCCTGCAGGGTGCCGGTGCGATCCCGGCCGGCCTGGAGCCGGAGCAGATCGTCAACTTCGATCTGGCACCGAACGCCGAATCCTGA
- a CDS encoding ABC transporter permease, with product MTALKPAEAPPIRRAVATPVRGVGGGRAAAVLLPLAGLLVTVTAWWLATSVFDLVHSVVLPPPQNVYAAFELRIERLADHALATATSTVVGFAISTVVGVLIGLALASSQVLERMFSPLLVALNAVPKIVLAPLLVVTLGWGQTSILTMVFLLCFFPIVLSTVTGLTSTPTDLAELARSLDASRWQTFRKIRFPAALPQIFVGLKVAMPLAAIGAVIGEFQAGEEGLGYMTLQFSGMGENSAAWAAIVLIGLMSILLYFALVGVERLFLPWVRETTSAR from the coding sequence TTGACCGCACTCAAACCGGCGGAGGCCCCGCCGATTCGTCGGGCAGTCGCCACGCCGGTACGCGGGGTCGGCGGTGGTCGGGCCGCCGCCGTACTGCTGCCGCTGGCCGGTCTGCTGGTGACGGTGACCGCCTGGTGGCTCGCCACCAGCGTGTTCGACCTGGTGCATTCGGTGGTGCTGCCGCCCCCACAGAACGTGTACGCGGCATTCGAGCTGCGTATCGAGCGGCTGGCGGACCACGCCCTGGCGACCGCCACATCCACTGTCGTCGGATTCGCGATCTCCACCGTCGTCGGGGTGCTGATCGGGCTGGCACTGGCCAGCTCGCAGGTGCTGGAACGGATGTTCTCCCCGTTGCTGGTGGCGCTCAACGCCGTACCGAAGATCGTGCTCGCCCCGCTGCTGGTGGTCACCCTGGGCTGGGGTCAGACGTCGATCCTCACCATGGTGTTCCTGCTTTGCTTCTTCCCGATCGTGCTCTCCACGGTGACCGGGCTGACCTCCACCCCGACCGACCTGGCGGAGCTGGCGCGTTCGCTGGACGCGTCGCGGTGGCAGACCTTTCGCAAGATTCGGTTCCCGGCAGCGCTGCCGCAGATCTTCGTCGGGCTGAAGGTCGCGATGCCATTGGCGGCGATCGGTGCGGTGATCGGCGAGTTCCAGGCCGGTGAGGAGGGTCTGGGCTACATGACCCTGCAGTTCAGCGGGATGGGCGAGAACTCCGCCGCCTGGGCGGCGATCGTGTTGATCGGCCTGATGAGCATCCTGTTGTACTTCGCGCTGGTCGGGGTCGAACGACTGTTCCTGCCGTGGGTACGGGAGACCACCTCGGCCCGTTGA
- a CDS encoding ABC transporter substrate-binding protein produces MRPTRSALITVLASTLLASSLTGCQFGGDSTAGGEIVIAADLELSGAAAAVGKGYQRALELKVEQINESGLLGGRRIRLDVRDNRSDPSESLRNIGDFTNDSQVTAIIMGSCSDCAVGAARTINDKRVPTIALAPATAVATPVAERRHLFKLGPNAADSAAAVANELRRRNIRQASLLHTDDEYGQDGLRVITAELDKLNIELVGTQQIRTTDTDVSQAVRALAEPENDDENGFEVEEVNPGALLVWTSAEQAALAADSAAQVDYPGPIFFDAAAAGDLFLTGGSASGTEGVNMVFTQTMVIDDVIATTPAKAARKQWFRDYTARFGSYYGFSSFAADAVQLIADAVANSSSGGSVDREAVREVLETTQFDGLSGPIRMTPDNHSGLMPQALTMLVSRGGRWRLAS; encoded by the coding sequence TTGAGGCCCACCCGATCCGCCCTAATCACGGTGCTCGCATCGACATTGCTGGCCTCCTCGCTCACTGGATGTCAGTTCGGTGGCGACTCGACAGCGGGCGGTGAGATTGTCATCGCCGCCGATCTCGAGCTTTCCGGCGCCGCCGCGGCAGTAGGCAAGGGCTACCAACGGGCCCTCGAACTGAAAGTTGAGCAGATCAACGAATCGGGCCTGCTGGGCGGCCGCCGGATCCGGCTCGACGTCCGGGACAATCGCTCCGACCCCAGTGAGTCGCTTCGCAACATCGGCGACTTCACCAACGACTCCCAGGTCACCGCGATCATCATGGGAAGCTGCAGCGACTGCGCGGTCGGAGCCGCACGGACCATCAACGACAAACGGGTGCCGACGATCGCGCTGGCACCGGCTACCGCCGTCGCCACCCCGGTCGCCGAGCGTCGGCATCTGTTCAAGCTCGGGCCGAACGCGGCGGACAGCGCCGCCGCCGTCGCCAACGAACTGCGGCGACGCAACATCAGGCAGGCCAGCCTGCTGCACACCGACGACGAGTACGGCCAGGACGGGCTGCGGGTGATCACCGCCGAACTGGACAAGCTCAACATCGAACTGGTCGGCACCCAGCAGATCCGCACCACCGACACCGACGTCAGCCAGGCGGTCAGGGCGCTGGCCGAGCCCGAGAACGACGACGAGAACGGATTCGAGGTCGAGGAGGTGAACCCCGGCGCGTTGCTGGTCTGGACCTCGGCCGAACAGGCGGCGCTGGCCGCCGACAGCGCGGCGCAGGTCGACTACCCAGGACCGATCTTCTTCGACGCCGCCGCCGCCGGCGACCTGTTCCTGACCGGTGGCTCCGCCAGCGGTACGGAGGGGGTCAACATGGTCTTCACCCAGACGATGGTGATCGACGACGTGATCGCCACCACCCCGGCGAAGGCCGCCCGCAAGCAGTGGTTCCGCGACTACACCGCCCGCTTCGGCAGCTACTACGGATTCTCCTCGTTCGCCGCGGACGCGGTCCAGCTGATCGCCGACGCGGTGGCCAACTCCAGCAGCGGCGGTTCGGTCGACCGCGAGGCGGTACGCGAGGTGCTGGAGACCACCCAGTTCGACGGCCTGTCCGGTCCGATCCGGATGACGCCGGACAACCACTCCGGGCTGATGCCGCAGGCCCTGACGATGCTGGTCTCCCGGGGCGGGCGCTGGCGACTCGCCAGCTGA
- a CDS encoding nitrate- and nitrite sensing domain-containing protein, with the protein MRTGPTTLPDNGPRKRRAPLRWVPRLRDARIRSKLALILVVPLTAVAALATVRLVEVGQGAIEARMVRSMAELSVDVSALAQNVHKERMAALSLLASGGADPEAYNGQVARTDERIAAYTARRQSAGDVPAAIARQLTDIDDHLGTLNATRQEVLDQGQMPVQEAVLRYGVILSDLVSYGEVLGQVSGDGEVPDSLRAVSAFARAKAATAEEEAIVFAALSAGRLEEEQFSSYLATLTSQQEALLSFSLAASPWEQDLVANSVTGDAVFLADRFATEITRSVGQQAPIGAVQGARAVGAVNDLMRWAEIQLESRLLDRATEVSGNVTRQAITESVLVLIALVLAIALAVVLARSLNDSLERLREGALSVAERDLPDAVAKLRDIKDLHDRGPEEMVRNLRDSIRLPNRDEIGDVGRAFNVVHREAVRIAAEQAALRTSVSAMFLSLARRSQTLVDRMIGELDTIERNEEDPKRLAQLFQLDHLATRMRRNDENLLVLAGADSTAPRREDALLVDALRASQSEVELYNRIEFGTIDTDILISAHAVNDVVRLVAELLDNATRFSPPTTTVVADARRLRDYVLIQIEDRGLGLSEEQLDNLNRRLAEPSAMDVSAFRLMGLAVVGKLSSRYGIRVELRPNADGGTLAQVTLPSSVLVLPQRTREPAISRGRQQLSAEPVSAAPTSGGSWSPVSGPPAAVPNGRTSTLTDQWQSRSSQWNAVAGAPTAAFPVTTAGPTAPVSATPMSGAPMSGAPVSATPMSGAPGIGIGSPTVAYPVLRPSNVPGHPDQPVIPATAHPMAPVVRPAVELPQGPVAGAGAGSGTRPEDATEMPIFREMEAVWFRSHGQADTGVIQMPTAGHAPGTGAQFGGATATAAPAYAPAPAAVPAPAPAPTRPGLPARNPGQSAPPPAAYSAPVQPNAAPRVVAAPTSGGPSTAGVAGGPTTGAIPRQRLGDADGWRTAADEGWARASQAAEPSIAGTTRSGLPKRQPQAQLVPGGVQTKPNREPTRRTPDEVRGLLSAYHRGVQRGRTVGTEQYRATSTKETSE; encoded by the coding sequence GTGAGGACCGGACCGACGACCCTGCCCGACAACGGCCCGCGTAAGCGGCGGGCACCACTGCGTTGGGTCCCGCGGCTGCGAGATGCCAGGATCAGGTCCAAACTGGCCCTCATCCTGGTGGTGCCGCTGACCGCGGTGGCCGCGCTTGCGACGGTGCGACTGGTGGAGGTGGGTCAGGGCGCGATCGAGGCGCGGATGGTGCGGTCGATGGCCGAGTTGTCCGTCGACGTCTCCGCGCTGGCGCAGAACGTCCACAAGGAGCGGATGGCGGCGCTGAGCCTGCTCGCCAGCGGCGGAGCCGACCCCGAGGCGTACAACGGCCAGGTGGCCCGCACCGATGAGCGGATCGCCGCGTACACCGCGCGGCGGCAGAGCGCCGGGGACGTTCCGGCAGCCATCGCCCGGCAGCTCACCGACATCGACGACCACCTTGGCACCCTCAACGCCACCCGCCAGGAGGTGCTCGACCAGGGCCAGATGCCGGTGCAGGAGGCGGTGCTGCGCTACGGCGTCATCCTGTCCGACCTGGTCTCCTACGGCGAGGTGCTGGGCCAGGTTTCCGGTGACGGCGAGGTGCCGGACAGCCTGCGTGCCGTCTCGGCGTTCGCCCGTGCGAAGGCCGCGACCGCCGAAGAGGAAGCGATCGTCTTCGCCGCGCTCTCCGCCGGCCGGCTCGAGGAGGAGCAGTTCTCGTCCTACCTGGCGACGCTGACCAGCCAGCAGGAGGCCCTGCTGTCGTTCTCGCTGGCGGCCTCGCCGTGGGAGCAGGACCTGGTGGCCAACAGCGTCACCGGCGACGCCGTCTTCCTGGCCGACCGGTTCGCCACCGAGATCACCCGGTCGGTCGGCCAGCAGGCCCCGATCGGCGCGGTCCAGGGCGCGCGGGCAGTCGGCGCGGTCAACGACCTGATGCGGTGGGCGGAGATCCAGCTGGAGTCCCGGCTGCTCGACCGGGCCACCGAGGTGAGCGGCAACGTCACCCGACAGGCGATCACCGAGTCGGTCCTGGTGCTGATCGCCCTGGTGCTGGCGATCGCGTTGGCCGTCGTCCTGGCCCGGTCGCTCAACGACTCGTTGGAGCGGCTGCGCGAAGGTGCCCTGTCAGTGGCCGAGCGGGACCTGCCCGACGCGGTGGCCAAGCTGCGGGACATCAAGGACCTCCACGACCGTGGCCCGGAGGAGATGGTCCGCAACCTGCGGGATTCGATCCGACTGCCCAACCGGGACGAGATCGGTGACGTCGGCCGGGCCTTCAACGTGGTCCACCGGGAAGCCGTCCGGATCGCGGCCGAGCAGGCGGCGCTGCGGACGAGCGTGTCGGCGATGTTCCTGTCGCTGGCCCGCCGGAGTCAGACCCTGGTCGACCGGATGATCGGCGAGCTCGACACGATCGAACGCAACGAGGAGGATCCGAAGCGCCTCGCCCAGCTCTTCCAGCTCGACCACCTGGCGACGCGGATGCGGCGCAACGACGAGAACCTGCTGGTGCTCGCCGGTGCGGACTCCACCGCGCCGCGACGCGAGGACGCCCTGCTCGTCGACGCGTTGCGCGCGTCACAGTCCGAGGTGGAGCTCTACAACCGGATCGAGTTCGGCACCATCGACACCGACATCCTGATCTCGGCGCACGCGGTCAACGACGTGGTGCGACTGGTCGCCGAGCTGCTCGACAACGCGACCCGGTTCTCGCCGCCGACCACGACGGTCGTCGCGGACGCCCGCCGGCTGCGCGACTACGTGCTGATCCAGATCGAGGACCGCGGCCTGGGACTCTCCGAGGAGCAACTGGACAACCTGAACCGACGACTGGCCGAACCGTCGGCGATGGACGTGTCGGCGTTCCGCCTGATGGGCCTCGCGGTCGTCGGGAAACTGTCGAGTCGGTACGGCATCCGGGTCGAGCTGCGGCCGAACGCCGACGGCGGCACCCTGGCCCAGGTCACGCTGCCCAGCAGTGTTCTGGTGCTGCCGCAGCGGACCCGGGAACCGGCGATCAGCCGAGGGCGTCAGCAGTTGTCGGCGGAGCCGGTCTCCGCCGCGCCCACGTCCGGTGGCAGTTGGTCGCCGGTCTCCGGACCACCGGCCGCGGTCCCGAACGGGCGTACGTCGACCCTCACCGACCAGTGGCAGAGCCGATCCTCGCAGTGGAACGCGGTGGCGGGTGCCCCGACGGCGGCGTTCCCGGTGACGACCGCCGGACCGACGGCTCCGGTGTCGGCGACCCCGATGTCTGGTGCTCCGATGTCTGGTGCCCCGGTGTCGGCGACCCCGATGTCCGGGGCACCGGGGATCGGCATCGGCTCGCCGACGGTGGCCTACCCGGTGTTGCGGCCGTCCAACGTGCCTGGTCACCCGGACCAGCCGGTGATCCCAGCGACCGCCCATCCGATGGCACCGGTGGTCCGTCCAGCCGTGGAGCTGCCGCAGGGACCGGTCGCGGGCGCCGGGGCCGGATCCGGCACCCGGCCGGAGGACGCGACCGAGATGCCGATCTTCCGGGAGATGGAAGCGGTCTGGTTCCGGTCCCACGGCCAGGCGGACACCGGAGTCATCCAGATGCCGACGGCCGGACATGCTCCGGGGACCGGCGCGCAGTTCGGCGGCGCGACCGCGACGGCCGCCCCCGCGTACGCGCCGGCACCAGCAGCAGTCCCCGCACCGGCACCCGCGCCGACCAGGCCCGGGCTACCGGCCCGCAACCCGGGACAGTCGGCACCGCCCCCGGCGGCGTACTCTGCTCCGGTGCAGCCGAACGCCGCACCTCGAGTCGTGGCCGCGCCGACATCCGGGGGACCGTCCACTGCGGGCGTCGCAGGCGGTCCGACCACGGGTGCGATCCCACGCCAGCGGCTCGGTGACGCCGACGGGTGGCGTACCGCTGCTGACGAAGGCTGGGCCCGGGCAAGCCAGGCCGCCGAGCCGTCCATTGCCGGCACCACCCGGTCCGGCCTGCCGAAACGGCAGCCTCAGGCGCAGCTCGTGCCGGGTGGTGTGCAAACCAAGCCCAACCGCGAGCCGACGCGGCGTACCCCGGACGAGGTCCGCGGGCTGCTCTCGGCGTACCACCGTGGCGTACAACGTGGTCGGACTGTCGGAACCGAGCAGTACCGTGCCACTTCAACCAAGGAGACCAGCGAATGA